A single window of Anopheles moucheti chromosome 2, idAnoMoucSN_F20_07, whole genome shotgun sequence DNA harbors:
- the LOC128299390 gene encoding myogenesis-regulating glycosidase-like isoform X1, giving the protein MAIRVTKKCFLLSTLGVLILAAALTVTLVLVLRDDEEISETYRFTASTIELRLEEQPDHRYVLSIYRGDDRVQRITFDHDFTDDSDIETFPKGMRLFGNGHNIEIRELEDSAGFAYLSITRTLRKGQIGSDVLHLHDTFGPDQSPLHWYGGPELMEQYYPIEKLRFDDYPYITKELHSAAIIERYWLNTAGVFFYVDKEVPLFLDQDDQVLRFSAKKELPYYTYDDEFVFSYRVGVAADAREAHHKAVERVLNQPVDIPDERMVRQPIWSTWVRYRRPISQQTVLEFAREINAYEFKNAQLDIDDLWEVCYGSLTFNTITFPNVTEMREMLHEMGFRVTLWVHPFINKNCDPWYTEALSKGYLVKSHNETIGYNTKWWNSAENEASYINFNNPDAVEWYRRRLRELQELGIDNFKFDAGETSWAPADPDIGGPTALLPSSQTVNFVRMCAAFGGMIEIRTGWGTQDLPVFVRMLDFDTRWGWNNGLQSLIPTLLQMNLNGYPFVLPDMIGGNVYGDDILTKELFIRWLEASVFMPSIQFSKTPWDIDEESITISKKFAQLHEAYSDYIIQRMRLAVSHGTPVNPPIWWLDPTDKIAQTIYDQYLLGEDIVVAPVLAEFATARDIYLPKGTWRDGNTNRVHEGGRWIYNYTAPMDMLPYFVSATFQAN; this is encoded by the exons ATGGCGATACGGGTGacaaagaaatgttttctaCTGTCCACGCTCGGTGTGCTGATCCTGGCGGCGGCACTGACCGTGAccctggtgctggtgctgcggGACGATGAAGAGATCAGCGAAACGTATCGCTTCACAGCCAGCACGATCGAGCTACGGCTCGAAGAGCAACCGGACCACCGGTACGTCCTGAGCATCTATCGAG GCGATGATCGTGTGCAAAGGATCACCTTCGATCACGATTTCACGGACGATTCCGACATCGAAACGTTCCCGAAAGGCATGCGCCTGTTTGGTAATGGGCACAACATCGAAATTCGTGAGCTGGAGGACAGTGCCGGCTTTGCCTACCTGAGCATCACACGCACCTTGCGCAAGGGCCAAATCGGTAGCGATGTGCTGCACCTGCACGACACGTTCGGTCCGGATCAGTCACCGCTGCACTGGTACGGTGGACCAGAGCTAATGGAACAGTATTATCCGATCGAGAAGCTACGCTTCGACGACTACCCGTACATCACCAAAGAGCTGCACAGTGCGGCCATCATCGAGCGCTACTGGCTCAATACCGCCGGTGTGTTCTTCTACGTCGACAAGGAAGTGCCCCTGTTTCTCGATCAGGACGATCAGGTGCTAAGGTTTAGCGCGAAGAAGGAACTACCGTACTACACGTACGACGACGAGTTCGTGTTCAGCTATCGCGTTGGTGTGGCGGCGGATGCACGTGAAGCCCACCACAAGGCGGTCGAGCGGGTGCTAAACCAACCGGTTGACATTCCCGACGAGCGCATGGTCCGGCAACCGATCTGGTCGACCTGGGTGCGTTACCGGCGCCCCATCAGCCAGCAAACGGTGCTGGAGTTTGCGCGCGAAATCAATGCGTACGAGTTCAAGAACGCCCAGCTGGACATCGACGATCTGTGGGAGGTTTGCTACGGATCGCTCACGTTTAACACGATCACCTTCCCGAACGTGACGGAAATGAGGGAGATGCTGCACGAGATGGGTTTCCGCGTAACGCTCTGGGTGCATCCATTCATCAACAAGAACTGTGATCCCTGGTACACGGAGGCACTTAGCAAGGG CTATCTCGTGAAATCGCACAACGAAACCATCGGTTACAACACCAAATGGTGGAACAGTGCCGAAAACGAGGCGTCCTATATCAACTTCAACAATCCGGACGCGGTCGAATGGTACCGGCGACGATTGCGCGAACTGCAGGAGCTCGGTATCGACAACTTCAAGTTTGACGCTGGTGAGACGAGTTGGGCACCAGCTGATCCGGACATTGGTGGACCGACGGCATTGCTACCCTCAAGCCAGACGGTTAACTTCGTGCGTATGTGTGCCGCTTTCGGCGGTATGATCGAGATCCGTACCGGTTGGGGTACGCAGGATCTGCCCGTATTCGTCCGAATGCTCGATTTTGACACACGCTGGGGCTGGAACAATGGACTACAGTCGCTCATACCGACACTGCTCCAGATGAACCTGAACGGGTATCCGTTTGTGCTGCCAGACATGATCGGTGGCAATGTGTACGGGGACGATATACTCACGAAGGAGTTGTTTATACGCTGGCTTGAGGCGAGTGTATTCATGCCGAGCATACAGTTCTCCAAGACTCCTTGGGATATTGATGAGGAG AGTATAACGATCTCGAAGAAATTCGCTCAACTGCATGAAGCATACTCAGACTACATCATCCAACGGATGCGCCTGGCAGTATCGCACGGTACACCAGTAAATCCCCCGATCTGGTGGCTTGATCCTACCGACAAGATTGCCCAAACTATTTACGATC AATATCTGCTCGGTGAGGACATTGTGGTTGCACCGGTGCTGGCCGAATTTGCCACCGCCCGGGATATCTACCTGCCCAAGGGAACGTGGCGCGATGGTAACACCAATCGGGTGCACGAGGGTGGCCGGTGGATTTACAACTACACGGCACCGATGGACATGCTGCCATACTTTGTCTCTGCCACGTTCCAAGCAAACTGA
- the LOC128299388 gene encoding nucleolar protein 6, giving the protein MNRVKKKSPGSLVLLKKKKGKKRQVHEEPDNDSYDSMVDNGTDEDDDDDDGDRNGNAAGDGDESLDSGLESGALVRNTNPPKKVLSKATKRKVVAHNDEEAHRKRVKAMKELYKPPTVEEINRLKETENYYHSNLFRMQTEEMLKEVRVTSKVGRYVQVWIEQFKEFLQTIEDEANDRWLLEQDYDGFEFPLQLTASQHMQEVLGNERFRFLQQSHIRTIGGCDAMLRTSFGKPLVVDLLLELPEKCLHKEDYLNLRYHYKRTHYLCTIAEHLLKQSGEEKIVSSVRFEPLKGDRLKPVLVMTPDGEGFTRKVLFQLHVVADGNSFPKKRFLPHRNNVRPAMIGQGESISTEEYENLPTPHYNASILYDVRLAKNAELLESIIQSDSVREAIILLKVWIRQRHFDRGRYGFDGALVTFYIAHLLQSKRIYPNMSSYQIIRLFWNQLAGSSWDKQGISFDSSSQETLSLFFRYYDVVFIDPLGMLNIAANLPVDLYRRVRHESALAIRMLDNHKINCFLALFLSNYPAITQYDHIVTVNDPQLIAATIESFADDVDKLDYLGDDQALFARIVERLLRKGLGTRVSYLVPLAVSLKLGECAMTAEPRLVLGLSLNGSDAFNLVDKGPEAIDAAASEAFRSFWHGKAELRRFKDGSITESCVWGEATDPIGQKRLIVRSIVQFLLHAHLDIPVKKVGYLAAQFEAAIAPYPAKMLHETIEERSLSVIRAFDALGRMMRDLEKLPLTINAIHGTDPVFRYTDPDPPRPTASALRMNGQLVFLSGKPVQATIQLEASGKWPTELEPIRRLKAAFYLRIADSITQGQGTSSTNRPLAQAYSDYLDVLYENYLFRFVIIHQREISILREYLSDNKVTRLQQDTEESIALEMQATILPKLTGILHGLHQQYFSFGSVAAIAKRWLYSQLIDPYLWPDECTELLLAAIYLNQPLQPPVQPQAGFMRWLQFVASTDWSKDMIVINLNDELSNETIDELEKQFYERRQTFPPLTIITPCDAGKYGLFGRRAPTAEILNRVTLLAQSATQLIEMNIRTLRNKIQNFFVPSMEGYNVIIHLDSTIVVPIGIRSSHAVGIQKTPSLFAKSFDKEPAAGFDPVRFYLRELRDAYRQFAIFFYDPCGGDCIAVLWRPQALEEKPFTISNVNGRMFTKEGTLQLNVDALVRDFELLGQGLVRHIERR; this is encoded by the exons ATGAATCGCGTTAAAAAGAAATCGCCTGGAAGTTTGGTTCtattgaagaaaaagaagggcAAAAAACGTCAAGTGCACGAAGAACCGGACAACGACTCATACGACTCGATGGTGGATAATGGTACCGATgaggatgacgatgatgatgatggtgaccgCAATGGAAATGCTGCTGGCGATGGAGACGAAAGCCTGGACAGCGGGCTCGAAAGTGGTGCCTTAGTGCGTAATACCAACCCACCGAAGAAGGTGCTTTCAAAAGCCACGAAACGTAAAGTGGTGGCCCACAACGACGAGGAAGCGCACCGTAAACGTGTCAAAGCGATGAAggagctgtacaaaccacccACCGTGGAGGAGATAAACCGACTGAAGGAAACGGAAAACTATTACCACTCCAATCTGTTCCGCATGCAAACGGAGGAGATGTTGAAGGAAGTGCGCGTTACGTCCAAGGTGGGCCGATACGTGCAGGTTTGGATAGAGCAATTCAAAGAATTTTTACAAACGATCGAAGACGAGGCGAATGATCGATGGTTGCTCGAACAGGACTACGATGGGTTTGAGTTTCCGCTGCAACTAACCGCTTCCCAACACATGCAGGAAGTTCTTGGCAATGAACGGTTCCGATTTCTTCAGCAGAGCCACATACGCACTATCGGTGGATGCGATGCAATGTTGCGCACCTCGTTCGGTAAACCGCTGGTGGTAGATCTACTGTTGGAATTGCCGGAAAAATGCCTCCACAAGGAAGATTATCTAAACTTACGCTATCATTACAAGCGTACGCATTATCTTTGCACGATAGCAGAACATTTGCTGAAACAGTCCGGAGAGGAAAAGATTGTGTCGAGCGTTCGCTTTGAACCGCTAAAGGGAGATCGCTTAAAGCCAGTGCTCGTAATGACACCGGACGGCGAAGGATTCACCCGAAAGGTCCTTTTCCAGCTGCATGTCGTAGCCGACGGTAACAGCTTCCCGAAGAAAAGATTCCTTCCGCACCGCAACAACGTGCGACCGGCAATGATCGGGCAAGGCGAGTCGATTTCGACGGAGGAGTACGAGAACTTACCTACGCCGCACTACAACGCTTCCATTCTGTACGATGTACGGTTGGCAAAAAATGCCGAACTGCTCGAAAGTATAATCCAGTCGGATAGCGTACGGGAAGCAATTATTCTGCTAAAAGTATGGATCCGCCAGCGACATTTCGATCGGGGACGGTACGGTTTCGATGGCGCTTTGGTAACGTTCTATATCGCGCATCTGCTGCAGAGTAAGCGCATTTATCCAAACATGAGCAGCTACCAGATTATTCGCCTTTTCTGGAACCAGCTGGCGGGTAGCAGCTGGGATAAGCAGGGAATTTCGTTCGACAGCAGTAGTCAGGAGACGTTAAGCTTATTCTTCCGTTACTACGATGTGGTGTTTATTGATCCGCTAGGGATGCTCAACATTGCGGCTAATCTCCCGGTGGACTTGTACCGTCGCGTACGACACGAAAGTGCCTTGGCAATTCGCATGTTGGATAATCACAAAATTAACTGCTTCCTGGCACTGTTCCTCTCGAACTATCCGGCAATCACGCAGTACGATCACATCGTGACGGTAAACGATCCCCAGCTCATCGCAGCCACAATCGAATCGTTCGCGGACGATGTGGATAAACTCGATTACTTGGGCGACGATCAGGCACTTTTCGCACGCATCGTGGAACGCTTGCTGCGCAAAGGACTTGGTACCCGTGTCTCATACCTTGTACCGCTGGCTGTAAGCCTAAAATTGGGAGAGTGTGCCATGACGGCAGAACCACGTTTGGTGCTCGGCCTCTCGCTTAACGGTTCGGATGCATTCAATTTGGTCGATAAGGGTCCGGAAGCGATCGATGCAGCTGCTAGCGAAGCGTTCCGTTCGTTTTGGCATGGAAAAGCCGAACTGCGTCGCTTCAAGGATGGTTCCATCACGGAGTCGTGCGTGTGGGGTGAAGCGACCGATCCGATCGGCCAGAAGCGCTTGATCGTACGATCGATTGTGCAGTTTCTGCTGCATGCACACCTGGATATACCGGTGAAAAAGGTCGGATACTTGGCCGCACAGTTCGAGGCCGCCATTGCACCCTACCCAGCCAAGATGCTGCACGAAACAATCGAGGAACGGTCGCTGAGCGTGATTCGAGCGTTCGATGCGCTTGGTCGAATGATGCGCGATTTGGAGAAGCTTCCGCTAACGATCAATGCAATCCATGGAACGGATCCAGTATTCCGGTACACCGATCCGGATCCACCCAGACCTACGGCAAGTGCATTACGCATGAACGGGCAGTTGGTGTTTCTGAGTGGGAAACCGGTCCAAGCAACAATACAGCTAGAAGCTAGCGGGAAATGGCCGACTGAGTTGGAACCGATACGTCGCTTAAAAGCAGCGTTCTATCTGCGTATTGCCGACAGCATCACCCAGGGTCAGGGAACATCATCCACCAACAGACCACTGGCACAAGCATACAGTGACTATTTGGATGTGCTATATG AGAACTATCTCTTCCGGTTCGTAATTATCCATCAGCGCGAAATCAGTATCCTACGCGAGTATCTCTCCGACAACAAGGTGACGCGACTGCAACAGGACACAGAAGAAAGCATTGCGCTAGAGATGCAAGCAACAATATTGCCGAAGCTTACCGGCATCTTGCACGGTTTACATCagcaatatttttcatttggtTCCGTTGCGGCCATCGCGAAACGTTGGCTTTATTCGCAGCTAATCGACCCGTACCTGTGGCCGGACGAATGTACCGAGCTGCTGCTCGCTGCCATTTACCTTAACCAACCGTTGCAACCCCCGGTACAGCCACAGGCGGGATTCATGCGATGGCTGCAGTTCGTTGCATCGACCGATTGGAGCAAAGATATGATCGTGATAAATCTCAACGATGAGCTCTCGAACGAAACGATCGATGAGCTGGAAAAGCAGTTTTACGAACGTCGTCAAACTTTCCCACCGCTCACGATCATTACGCCGTGCGATGCGGGAAAGTATGGATTGTTTGGGCGTAGGGCACCGACGGCAGAGATACTGAACCGGGTGACATTGCTAGCCCAGTCTGCCACACAGCTAATCGAGATGAATATCCGGACGCTTCGGAACAAAATTCAG AATTTCTTCGTACCCTCAATGGAAGGTTACAATGTGATCATTCATCTAGACAGCACGATCGTCGTACCGATTGGCATACGCAGCTCGCATGCGGTAGGCATTCAGAAGACTCCGAGTCTGTTCGCGAAATCTTTCGATAAGGAACCGGCGGCCGGTTTCGATCCGGTGCGCTTCTATCTGCGGGAGCTTCGTGATGCCTACCGCCAGTTCGCCATTTTCTTTTACGATCCGTGCGGTGGTGATTGTATTGCCGTACTGTGGCGCCCACAAGCACTGGAGGAGAAACCTTTTACG atttcaaacgtaaaTGGAAGAATGTTTACGAAGGAAGGAACGCTTCAGCTGAATGTAGATGCGCTAGTGCGAGACTTTGAGCTACTTGGCCAAGGGCTGGTGCGCCATATCGAAAGACGATAA
- the LOC128299390 gene encoding myogenesis-regulating glycosidase-like isoform X2, with translation MRLFGNGHNIEIRELEDSAGFAYLSITRTLRKGQIGSDVLHLHDTFGPDQSPLHWYGGPELMEQYYPIEKLRFDDYPYITKELHSAAIIERYWLNTAGVFFYVDKEVPLFLDQDDQVLRFSAKKELPYYTYDDEFVFSYRVGVAADAREAHHKAVERVLNQPVDIPDERMVRQPIWSTWVRYRRPISQQTVLEFAREINAYEFKNAQLDIDDLWEVCYGSLTFNTITFPNVTEMREMLHEMGFRVTLWVHPFINKNCDPWYTEALSKGYLVKSHNETIGYNTKWWNSAENEASYINFNNPDAVEWYRRRLRELQELGIDNFKFDAGETSWAPADPDIGGPTALLPSSQTVNFVRMCAAFGGMIEIRTGWGTQDLPVFVRMLDFDTRWGWNNGLQSLIPTLLQMNLNGYPFVLPDMIGGNVYGDDILTKELFIRWLEASVFMPSIQFSKTPWDIDEESITISKKFAQLHEAYSDYIIQRMRLAVSHGTPVNPPIWWLDPTDKIAQTIYDQYLLGEDIVVAPVLAEFATARDIYLPKGTWRDGNTNRVHEGGRWIYNYTAPMDMLPYFVSATFQAN, from the exons ATGCGCCTGTTTGGTAATGGGCACAACATCGAAATTCGTGAGCTGGAGGACAGTGCCGGCTTTGCCTACCTGAGCATCACACGCACCTTGCGCAAGGGCCAAATCGGTAGCGATGTGCTGCACCTGCACGACACGTTCGGTCCGGATCAGTCACCGCTGCACTGGTACGGTGGACCAGAGCTAATGGAACAGTATTATCCGATCGAGAAGCTACGCTTCGACGACTACCCGTACATCACCAAAGAGCTGCACAGTGCGGCCATCATCGAGCGCTACTGGCTCAATACCGCCGGTGTGTTCTTCTACGTCGACAAGGAAGTGCCCCTGTTTCTCGATCAGGACGATCAGGTGCTAAGGTTTAGCGCGAAGAAGGAACTACCGTACTACACGTACGACGACGAGTTCGTGTTCAGCTATCGCGTTGGTGTGGCGGCGGATGCACGTGAAGCCCACCACAAGGCGGTCGAGCGGGTGCTAAACCAACCGGTTGACATTCCCGACGAGCGCATGGTCCGGCAACCGATCTGGTCGACCTGGGTGCGTTACCGGCGCCCCATCAGCCAGCAAACGGTGCTGGAGTTTGCGCGCGAAATCAATGCGTACGAGTTCAAGAACGCCCAGCTGGACATCGACGATCTGTGGGAGGTTTGCTACGGATCGCTCACGTTTAACACGATCACCTTCCCGAACGTGACGGAAATGAGGGAGATGCTGCACGAGATGGGTTTCCGCGTAACGCTCTGGGTGCATCCATTCATCAACAAGAACTGTGATCCCTGGTACACGGAGGCACTTAGCAAGGG CTATCTCGTGAAATCGCACAACGAAACCATCGGTTACAACACCAAATGGTGGAACAGTGCCGAAAACGAGGCGTCCTATATCAACTTCAACAATCCGGACGCGGTCGAATGGTACCGGCGACGATTGCGCGAACTGCAGGAGCTCGGTATCGACAACTTCAAGTTTGACGCTGGTGAGACGAGTTGGGCACCAGCTGATCCGGACATTGGTGGACCGACGGCATTGCTACCCTCAAGCCAGACGGTTAACTTCGTGCGTATGTGTGCCGCTTTCGGCGGTATGATCGAGATCCGTACCGGTTGGGGTACGCAGGATCTGCCCGTATTCGTCCGAATGCTCGATTTTGACACACGCTGGGGCTGGAACAATGGACTACAGTCGCTCATACCGACACTGCTCCAGATGAACCTGAACGGGTATCCGTTTGTGCTGCCAGACATGATCGGTGGCAATGTGTACGGGGACGATATACTCACGAAGGAGTTGTTTATACGCTGGCTTGAGGCGAGTGTATTCATGCCGAGCATACAGTTCTCCAAGACTCCTTGGGATATTGATGAGGAG AGTATAACGATCTCGAAGAAATTCGCTCAACTGCATGAAGCATACTCAGACTACATCATCCAACGGATGCGCCTGGCAGTATCGCACGGTACACCAGTAAATCCCCCGATCTGGTGGCTTGATCCTACCGACAAGATTGCCCAAACTATTTACGATC AATATCTGCTCGGTGAGGACATTGTGGTTGCACCGGTGCTGGCCGAATTTGCCACCGCCCGGGATATCTACCTGCCCAAGGGAACGTGGCGCGATGGTAACACCAATCGGGTGCACGAGGGTGGCCGGTGGATTTACAACTACACGGCACCGATGGACATGCTGCCATACTTTGTCTCTGCCACGTTCCAAGCAAACTGA